The Chryseobacterium sp. 52 genome includes a region encoding these proteins:
- a CDS encoding TolC family protein, with translation MKNNLLIFTFSFLAFPAFCRAQSAPDFKELLDSAMVRDSDLKMQITENKLTDLDGHKLKDIFLPTLEVSGQAGYLNGTVRLTSPEINLAPFINIPEGSFNNNLNISGFSGIAKADAKMLLYSGGKVKYLKKAIEEKKISEDILLEKTKDDVVASISKAYDQLALIHQSKNVLDESKKRLDINRKTADKALGYGLITPYDHKKIELAQATLDAKMVEYEGKKELLLTQLYILTGINKERLRMIDPVLSPVELLSAEKGIDQRAEVRALEHGITAADYKIKAERTWMIPKVQLMASAYYIGLYGSRIKTSENIIPAVPALGYEGKKLDWRPNNINVLPLLTAGVGFKWEIFDGREGKHAEETAKVGKEVLQNKKEDAIKKLTLNLANNQTNYDIATAQITLKAKEKELAKSALVQAEKEFRYGISKSSQLIDAENDLELVELEYQNALFNQRRAGIELMRSTQELDITKLY, from the coding sequence ATGAAAAACAATTTATTGATTTTTACGTTTAGTTTTTTGGCTTTCCCTGCTTTCTGCCGGGCACAGTCTGCGCCGGATTTTAAAGAACTTTTAGACAGTGCTATGGTTCGGGATTCCGATCTCAAAATGCAGATTACCGAGAACAAACTCACAGACCTTGACGGACATAAACTGAAAGATATCTTTCTTCCAACCCTGGAAGTAAGTGGACAAGCCGGATACCTTAACGGAACCGTTAGACTGACGTCGCCGGAAATTAATCTCGCCCCTTTTATCAATATTCCGGAAGGAAGTTTTAATAATAATCTCAATATTTCCGGTTTTTCAGGAATTGCAAAAGCAGACGCCAAAATGCTTCTCTACTCAGGCGGAAAGGTCAAATACCTGAAAAAAGCCATCGAAGAAAAGAAAATATCCGAGGACATCCTTCTTGAAAAAACGAAAGACGATGTCGTAGCCAGTATTTCCAAAGCATATGACCAATTGGCACTTATCCATCAGTCTAAAAATGTTCTGGATGAAAGCAAAAAAAGACTTGACATCAACAGGAAAACAGCCGATAAAGCATTAGGTTATGGCCTGATCACTCCGTATGATCACAAAAAAATAGAATTGGCACAAGCCACGCTGGATGCCAAAATGGTAGAATACGAAGGAAAAAAAGAACTCCTTCTTACCCAGCTTTATATTCTGACAGGAATCAATAAAGAACGCCTCAGAATGATTGACCCTGTGCTTTCTCCTGTAGAATTGCTTTCTGCGGAAAAAGGGATCGATCAGAGAGCTGAGGTCCGGGCACTGGAACACGGTATAACAGCCGCAGACTATAAAATAAAAGCAGAAAGAACCTGGATGATCCCGAAAGTACAGCTGATGGCATCTGCATACTATATCGGACTTTACGGAAGCCGTATCAAAACCTCTGAAAATATAATTCCTGCAGTTCCGGCTTTAGGGTATGAAGGAAAAAAACTGGACTGGAGACCAAACAATATCAATGTTCTTCCCTTATTAACAGCCGGTGTCGGTTTTAAATGGGAGATCTTTGACGGAAGAGAAGGAAAACATGCAGAAGAAACCGCTAAGGTGGGCAAAGAAGTTCTTCAGAATAAAAAAGAAGATGCCATAAAGAAACTGACCCTGAATCTGGCGAATAATCAGACCAATTATGATATAGCTACTGCACAGATCACCTTAAAAGCCAAAGAAAAAGAACTGGCCAAAAGTGCCCTGGTTCAGGCAGAAAAAGAATTCAGATATGGAATAAGCAAATCTTCACAGCTCATCGATGCCGAAAACGACCTTGAATTGGTCGAGCTTGAATACCAGAACGCCCTTTTTAACCAGAGAAGAGCAGGAATAGAACTGATGAGGTCTACTCAGGAACTTGATATTACCAAACTTTATTAA
- a CDS encoding alpha-2-macroglobulin family protein — MKRFSKIFMLLLLILSFSTVSAQKYYDDQWKKVTDNSAKGAYKSNLPIILDIQNHAMKENNAIQLIRSLKAEFSIVNLTTDDAKNDAASKFFAKLKGNEAKLKGEEKLVYDVILNGFFMDYYQQNSWEIESRTNINSQDLSQIETWSKLDFKNDLKKRYQELDQQKQEMKKIPLGKYKDIFTDAKDIAYFPSLLEWYSTNKINFLSENSLFTKNELTENRTQINSTFDELIAQNSGNPKLYFMKEKLTENCNYNQCKDKIEQLQSLLKSDTDGDYKVIVMEDIMNELIGKKKEKEALVIAAQAKKDYPKSPFIDNIKNKENQITNPALTIKYEQQTQNNLPIHFVADHNNVKEFSLNIYEVKEDFTTLMQYVQNSYSNTFGKVKKNLVRKETFQFGDAKDYQVHKTSLEIKPLPSGVYVVEYAVAGAEAKDIDSRQNFYFLVSGNRVIYQTKTDRNQISNALKLVSSENGKPAVNESLTFYEFVANKTLNKIDGKTDANGTFKFPSTASNDYYRTFLIRQPKTNDFQIMQVYGNNENAEDYNPNKQPRTKAQVFTDRAIYRPGQTVYFKVINTKIDTEVESVTSGLKQKITLLDANSQEVSSQNFSTNEFGSYHGSFILPKGQLNGVFYLRTDDGSQGYKDIRVEEYKRPKFEVTFDPVKEEYKYGQTIELKGKAMMFSGVALSNTTVSYEIKKHNIRWRYFWWYPQGDDNENSILGEAKTNEKGEFVIRLDLEKDEKLEGIQIDNYEINASVTDINGETQSADTQLKVASVSHYIKADDIKNTFSDENVKLKVSTLNYNEQDLKKSYQVKLSKLAAPDRVFRDNFAPEVQDLPKYSKEEFISKFPHDLFDKNDETKNWKTEKVISQKQQQPATELDLGKLEAGDYQLELFNIEGKDTIKSSQNFSIWDKGSLQPSQKTFLTVIDPKNEFSRGEKAKVFVYSAVPDALLNVFVQDGSGKTVSEVHQLKKGMLEYTADIPKDKAVSALNLQFQIAAFNDVQTQSVTLKIKNTEQPLKIETVTFRDKLEPNSKEKWTVKVSGNDKEKVNAEVLANMYDMSLDQFAVNTFNWQNLYSPYAIVTSYDIRQYLLQQYYQKRLKYYNGKYVDVPNFNWLDGDFNSYGLRGRASGVQINNIAMPAPVAAAAKESSVEEVVMVGYKAKRANSIVAGAQEADADGVLDKKDSKESLDKVPVRQNLNETAFFYPDLKTDAEGNVSFEFTSPEALTKWKLMFLAHTKDARAAVLEKQVVTQKEFSVTPNYPRFLREGDELNLQSKLSNLTDKKLSGSAELQILDAFTNENISSQFGISAGTQNFNLNENGNSALTWKLKVPNNVSSIILKVVAKAGAYSDGEQKAVAILPNRMLVTDAVPVFVKEGETKTFVLDNLKNANSTTISNVSNTLELTTNPIWEIMFALPSLKNDQNNSADVIFNKWFADVLASEVFKANPKMKTVFEEYQNKGLLTSNLEKNQELKQLLLEETPWVLESKSEGEQMQKLALLFDTNTMRNSINQDWADLKKLQNPDGGFSWYPGYPSSYGTSLYILKNLGKINTWLKDNAKDYQGSGQKELVTTLVQYVDNEISKYWEVKKENIWNNWAMDYLDSRNYWEKEYPLKGKGATLKALVKQKAKTAKITDFTFFGLHRAALLMNDYGLKEVSDKLMNYLKETSADTETQGVYWKQNLNDWGWFGSKVVNHAGALEAFNKLKSNDQKFIEDMKIWLITQKEVNSWGSSRGTSEVIFTILNSGKSWTSAESDKATIVWGGKELAPQTQATGYVKSTVKTDVVDKNLGTVTVTKPGPGIVQGGLFWQYYEDLDKIKSSENYISITKELYKKVKTVNGEELQKISNDTPLKVGDKVTVRMILNTDRAMEFIHIKDMRAAGFEPLDALSGYQWKNSLGYYQSTKDASTNFYIQYMPKGKYVFEYDLVSNAAGKFSNGITTMQNYYAPQMNAHTKGTNVQILE, encoded by the coding sequence ATGAAAAGATTTTCCAAGATTTTTATGCTTTTGCTTCTAATACTGAGCTTTTCCACTGTTTCGGCACAGAAATACTATGACGACCAATGGAAAAAAGTGACTGATAACAGTGCGAAAGGTGCCTATAAATCTAATCTTCCCATTATTTTAGACATACAAAACCACGCAATGAAAGAAAATAACGCCATCCAGCTCATCCGTTCCCTGAAAGCAGAATTCAGTATAGTAAATCTTACCACAGATGATGCCAAGAATGATGCCGCCTCGAAATTTTTCGCCAAGCTGAAGGGGAATGAAGCCAAATTGAAAGGCGAAGAAAAGTTGGTGTATGATGTTATACTCAACGGATTTTTTATGGATTACTATCAGCAGAATTCGTGGGAAATAGAATCAAGAACCAATATCAATTCACAGGATCTGTCACAGATTGAAACCTGGAGTAAATTGGATTTTAAAAACGATCTGAAGAAAAGATATCAGGAACTGGATCAGCAGAAACAGGAGATGAAAAAAATACCGTTGGGTAAGTACAAAGATATTTTTACTGATGCCAAGGATATCGCTTACTTTCCAAGTTTGCTGGAGTGGTATTCCACAAACAAAATAAATTTTCTTTCGGAGAACAGTTTGTTCACAAAAAATGAGCTGACAGAGAACAGAACACAGATCAATAGTACTTTTGATGAATTAATTGCACAGAACAGCGGAAATCCTAAGCTCTACTTCATGAAAGAAAAGCTTACGGAAAACTGTAATTATAATCAGTGTAAAGATAAAATTGAACAGCTTCAGAGCCTTTTGAAATCTGATACTGATGGGGATTATAAGGTGATTGTCATGGAAGATATCATGAATGAACTTATAGGGAAGAAGAAGGAAAAAGAAGCTTTGGTTATTGCTGCTCAGGCAAAGAAAGACTATCCGAAATCTCCTTTTATTGACAATATCAAAAACAAAGAAAACCAGATCACAAATCCGGCTCTTACCATTAAATACGAACAACAGACCCAGAATAATCTGCCGATCCATTTTGTAGCGGATCATAATAACGTGAAAGAATTTTCTCTGAACATCTATGAAGTAAAAGAAGATTTTACCACATTGATGCAGTATGTACAGAATTCTTACAGCAATACTTTTGGAAAGGTTAAAAAAAATCTGGTAAGAAAGGAAACGTTCCAGTTTGGGGACGCCAAAGATTATCAGGTTCATAAAACCTCATTAGAAATCAAACCTCTTCCTTCAGGAGTGTATGTGGTTGAATATGCAGTGGCCGGAGCTGAGGCGAAGGACATCGATTCCAGACAGAATTTTTACTTTCTGGTTTCCGGAAACAGAGTGATTTATCAGACTAAAACAGACAGAAATCAGATTTCCAACGCCCTGAAACTGGTTAGCAGCGAAAACGGAAAGCCGGCAGTGAATGAAAGTCTTACTTTTTACGAGTTTGTTGCCAATAAAACATTAAACAAAATTGATGGTAAAACAGATGCGAACGGTACTTTTAAATTTCCATCTACTGCCAGCAATGATTACTACAGAACTTTTCTGATCCGTCAACCTAAAACCAATGATTTTCAGATCATGCAGGTTTATGGAAACAATGAAAATGCAGAAGACTATAATCCAAATAAACAACCGCGTACCAAAGCTCAGGTCTTTACAGACAGAGCGATATACAGACCCGGACAGACTGTTTATTTCAAAGTAATCAATACAAAAATTGATACAGAAGTAGAATCTGTAACTTCAGGTCTAAAACAGAAGATTACATTGCTGGACGCCAACAGTCAGGAAGTTTCTTCTCAGAACTTTTCCACGAATGAATTTGGTTCTTACCACGGAAGCTTCATTCTTCCTAAAGGTCAGCTGAACGGAGTTTTCTACTTAAGAACAGATGACGGATCTCAAGGTTACAAAGACATCAGAGTTGAAGAATATAAAAGGCCTAAGTTTGAAGTTACTTTTGATCCGGTAAAAGAAGAATACAAATACGGACAGACTATCGAACTGAAAGGAAAAGCAATGATGTTTTCCGGGGTTGCACTCAGCAATACGACCGTCAGTTATGAAATCAAAAAACATAATATCAGATGGAGGTATTTCTGGTGGTATCCTCAGGGAGACGACAATGAAAACTCTATTCTTGGCGAGGCTAAAACCAATGAAAAAGGAGAATTTGTCATTCGTCTGGATCTTGAGAAAGATGAAAAACTGGAAGGAATTCAGATTGATAATTATGAGATCAATGCTTCAGTAACAGATATCAACGGAGAAACTCAGTCTGCAGATACCCAACTGAAAGTAGCTTCAGTTTCACATTATATTAAAGCAGATGATATCAAAAATACCTTCAGCGACGAAAATGTAAAGCTGAAAGTATCCACATTGAATTACAACGAACAGGATCTTAAGAAATCATATCAGGTTAAGCTTTCAAAATTGGCTGCACCGGACAGGGTTTTCAGAGATAACTTTGCACCGGAAGTTCAGGATCTTCCAAAATATTCAAAAGAAGAATTCATCAGCAAATTCCCACATGATCTGTTCGATAAAAATGATGAAACCAAAAACTGGAAAACAGAAAAAGTAATTTCTCAAAAACAACAGCAACCGGCCACAGAACTGGATCTTGGAAAACTGGAAGCGGGAGATTATCAGCTTGAGCTGTTTAATATTGAAGGAAAAGACACCATAAAATCTTCTCAGAACTTCAGTATTTGGGACAAAGGGTCTTTACAGCCGTCACAGAAAACATTCCTGACTGTTATTGATCCTAAAAATGAATTTTCAAGAGGTGAAAAAGCTAAAGTATTTGTGTATTCGGCAGTTCCGGACGCATTGTTGAATGTATTTGTTCAGGATGGTTCTGGAAAGACCGTTTCAGAAGTCCATCAGTTGAAAAAAGGAATGCTGGAATATACAGCAGATATCCCGAAAGATAAAGCAGTATCAGCATTGAATCTTCAGTTCCAGATTGCCGCATTTAATGATGTGCAGACTCAGTCTGTTACTTTAAAAATAAAAAATACGGAGCAGCCTTTAAAAATTGAAACCGTTACTTTCAGAGATAAACTGGAACCGAACTCAAAAGAAAAATGGACGGTAAAAGTTTCAGGAAATGATAAAGAAAAAGTAAATGCAGAAGTACTGGCTAATATGTATGATATGTCGCTGGATCAGTTTGCCGTAAATACTTTTAACTGGCAAAATTTATACAGCCCATATGCTATCGTGACCTCTTACGACATCAGACAGTATCTGTTGCAGCAGTACTATCAGAAAAGGTTGAAATATTATAATGGAAAATATGTAGATGTACCAAACTTTAACTGGTTAGATGGTGATTTTAATAGTTATGGCTTGAGAGGAAGAGCTTCTGGGGTACAGATTAATAATATAGCGATGCCTGCTCCGGTTGCTGCTGCGGCAAAAGAATCTTCAGTTGAAGAAGTTGTTATGGTAGGATATAAAGCAAAAAGGGCAAATTCAATTGTTGCAGGAGCCCAGGAAGCAGATGCAGATGGAGTTTTGGATAAAAAAGACTCAAAAGAAAGTTTAGATAAGGTTCCCGTACGTCAAAACCTGAACGAAACCGCATTCTTCTATCCTGATCTGAAAACAGACGCGGAAGGAAATGTAAGCTTTGAATTCACTTCTCCGGAAGCTTTAACGAAATGGAAGCTGATGTTCTTAGCACACACCAAAGACGCCAGAGCAGCAGTTTTGGAAAAACAGGTGGTCACACAAAAAGAATTCTCTGTAACACCAAACTATCCTAGATTTTTAAGAGAAGGGGATGAACTGAATCTTCAGTCAAAATTATCCAATCTTACAGATAAGAAATTAAGCGGTTCTGCGGAACTTCAGATCCTGGATGCTTTTACGAACGAAAATATTTCTTCTCAGTTCGGAATCAGTGCAGGGACTCAGAATTTTAATTTAAATGAAAACGGAAACAGCGCATTAACCTGGAAACTGAAAGTTCCGAATAACGTTTCTTCCATTATTTTAAAAGTAGTAGCCAAAGCGGGAGCTTATTCAGATGGGGAACAGAAAGCAGTTGCTATACTTCCCAACAGAATGCTGGTAACCGATGCAGTCCCTGTTTTTGTAAAAGAAGGTGAAACAAAGACTTTCGTTTTGGATAACCTTAAAAATGCAAACTCCACTACGATTTCCAATGTTTCCAATACACTGGAACTGACAACCAATCCGATCTGGGAAATTATGTTTGCACTGCCGAGTCTGAAAAATGATCAGAACAATTCAGCAGATGTGATTTTCAACAAATGGTTTGCAGATGTACTGGCTTCTGAAGTCTTTAAAGCAAATCCAAAAATGAAAACCGTTTTTGAGGAATATCAGAATAAAGGATTGTTGACTTCAAATCTTGAAAAAAATCAGGAACTGAAACAGCTTTTACTGGAAGAAACTCCTTGGGTGCTGGAAAGCAAAAGTGAAGGCGAGCAGATGCAGAAATTAGCATTGCTATTTGATACCAATACGATGAGAAATTCAATCAACCAGGATTGGGCTGATCTTAAAAAACTGCAGAATCCTGACGGTGGCTTCTCATGGTATCCCGGATATCCAAGTTCTTACGGAACCTCTTTATATATCCTTAAAAACTTAGGGAAAATCAATACCTGGTTAAAAGATAATGCAAAAGATTATCAAGGCTCAGGGCAGAAAGAACTGGTTACCACATTGGTTCAGTATGTAGATAATGAAATCAGTAAATATTGGGAGGTGAAAAAAGAAAACATCTGGAACAACTGGGCGATGGATTATCTGGATAGCCGAAACTATTGGGAAAAAGAATATCCTTTAAAAGGGAAAGGAGCCACATTGAAAGCATTGGTAAAACAGAAAGCAAAAACAGCGAAGATCACCGATTTTACTTTCTTCGGACTTCACCGTGCCGCTTTACTGATGAATGATTATGGTTTAAAAGAGGTTTCTGATAAATTAATGAACTACCTGAAAGAAACCTCCGCAGATACAGAAACTCAGGGTGTTTACTGGAAACAGAACCTGAACGACTGGGGCTGGTTCGGATCAAAAGTAGTGAATCATGCAGGAGCTCTGGAAGCATTCAATAAGTTGAAATCCAATGATCAGAAGTTTATTGAGGACATGAAGATCTGGCTGATCACTCAGAAAGAAGTGAATTCCTGGGGAAGTTCAAGAGGAACTTCGGAAGTGATTTTCACCATTTTAAATTCAGGAAAATCATGGACAAGTGCTGAAAGCGATAAAGCAACCATCGTTTGGGGCGGAAAAGAATTAGCTCCGCAGACTCAGGCAACAGGTTATGTGAAATCTACAGTGAAAACAGATGTGGTCGATAAAAACTTAGGAACAGTTACTGTTACCAAGCCTGGTCCGGGAATTGTTCAGGGAGGATTATTCTGGCAGTATTATGAAGATCTGGATAAAATTAAATCTTCTGAAAATTATATTTCCATTACCAAAGAGCTTTACAAAAAAGTAAAAACGGTAAACGGAGAAGAACTTCAGAAAATCTCAAATGATACGCCATTAAAAGTAGGTGATAAAGTAACCGTAAGAATGATTCTGAATACAGACAGAGCTATGGAATTTATTCATATTAAAGATATGCGTGCTGCCGGATTTGAACCTCTGGATGCATTGTCAGGATACCAGTGGAAAAACAGCTTAGGCTATTATCAGTCTACTAAAGATGCTTCCACCAATTTCTATATTCAGTATATGCCGAAAGGAAAATATGTTTTTGAATATGACCTGGTTTCCAATGCAGCAGGGAAGTTCTCCAATGGGATCACTACAATGCAGAATTATTATGCACCGCAGATGAATGCCCATACAAAAGGAACAAATGTTCAGATTTTGGAATGA
- the eco gene encoding serine protease inhibitor ecotin, translating to MKFSKTLMAGLIMFAGVNAFAQKKAEKLEKLEIEVFPKAKEGFKQVYIQLPVAKNESDLKVEFFVGAEKMLDCNKYFLMGNVKTQDLQGWGYNYYEVESNGETGGTLMACLDQKKTKKFVTLQPEIVRYNSKLPLVFYVPKDLEVRYRILRPDAKMKSAVQR from the coding sequence ATGAAATTTTCAAAAACTTTAATGGCAGGATTGATCATGTTTGCAGGTGTAAATGCTTTCGCACAAAAGAAGGCAGAAAAGTTGGAGAAGCTGGAAATTGAGGTGTTCCCGAAAGCTAAAGAAGGATTTAAGCAGGTATATATTCAGCTCCCTGTTGCAAAAAACGAAAGCGATTTAAAAGTAGAGTTTTTTGTAGGCGCTGAAAAAATGCTTGACTGCAACAAATACTTTTTAATGGGTAATGTAAAGACTCAGGATCTTCAGGGATGGGGCTACAACTATTATGAAGTAGAATCAAACGGTGAAACAGGAGGAACATTAATGGCCTGCCTGGATCAGAAGAAAACAAAGAAATTTGTAACCCTTCAGCCGGAGATCGTAAGATACAACAGCAAGCTTCCTTTGGTGTTCTATGTACCGAAAGACCTTGAAGTCCGTTACAGAATTTTACGTCCTGATGCTAAAATGAAATCAGCAGTTCAGAGATAA
- a CDS encoding helix-turn-helix domain-containing protein: MMKIFIFLTLLSFYSVSGKEIAGDSLRKEIRDLYYTKTSDADDTYDLGQKILKLSRTEAELSKGYILIADAVNKKGNYSKAIYYYKKVDSLSDITHADIDKLTANFFLSTIYSRISLKKQSQTCFEKSKSLAKKINTPETLAMVDDLEAALLLEDLKFCDVIPVKKRQIEADKMMSDDKMSLAVDYITVTFCYLKCGNLPDAQWYLAKYEEILNAMPESEKHNLRLSMYFLNKAIIFAEKGQKEDAKIWFTKAHNEAIKNDLKLYIARITEEEINYDMLDPKSQKKYFAEYIKQKQILKAHAEKVIIQEQSTQDVELKETRISVIVILTISILAIALIFFYNRRRKRQIKVRFEKIIQTIQNEKLSHQPIEFKNDENSGSIINEDVGKHTGSKENMIMSEEREKSLLEKIKEFERGSMFTEKNFTMAQMASALESNAKYINYVLQKYRGKTFSDYINELRIKFIVDKLISNPEYLSYKINYLSDISGFSSHSRFTYIFKKELNISPSEFISQLTEKAKLK; encoded by the coding sequence ATGATGAAAATATTTATTTTTTTAACTTTATTGTCTTTTTACTCAGTTTCTGGTAAAGAAATAGCCGGTGATTCTTTGCGTAAGGAAATCAGAGATCTGTACTATACAAAAACGTCAGACGCCGATGATACTTATGATTTAGGACAAAAAATACTTAAACTTTCCAGAACCGAAGCTGAATTATCCAAAGGGTATATTTTAATAGCAGATGCAGTTAATAAAAAAGGGAATTATAGCAAAGCCATTTACTATTATAAAAAAGTTGATTCTCTTTCAGACATTACCCACGCTGATATTGATAAATTAACGGCCAACTTTTTTTTATCTACCATTTATAGCCGAATTTCTTTAAAAAAGCAATCTCAAACCTGTTTTGAGAAGAGCAAAAGTTTGGCGAAAAAAATTAATACCCCGGAAACCCTTGCGATGGTGGATGATCTGGAAGCTGCATTATTACTTGAAGATTTAAAATTCTGTGATGTTATTCCTGTTAAAAAAAGACAGATAGAGGCTGATAAAATGATGTCGGATGATAAGATGAGTCTGGCAGTCGATTATATTACAGTAACTTTTTGCTATCTGAAATGTGGAAACCTTCCCGATGCCCAATGGTATCTGGCAAAATATGAAGAGATCCTGAATGCAATGCCTGAAAGTGAAAAGCATAATTTGAGATTATCCATGTATTTTCTCAATAAGGCAATTATTTTTGCTGAAAAAGGTCAGAAAGAAGACGCAAAAATTTGGTTTACCAAAGCTCATAACGAAGCCATAAAAAACGATCTCAAATTATATATTGCACGAATTACTGAAGAGGAGATTAATTATGATATGCTGGATCCCAAATCCCAGAAGAAATATTTTGCTGAATACATCAAACAGAAACAGATTCTTAAAGCTCATGCAGAAAAAGTAATTATTCAGGAGCAGTCAACACAGGATGTTGAGCTGAAAGAAACCAGAATTTCAGTAATTGTAATTTTAACGATCTCAATACTGGCCATCGCTCTCATATTTTTCTATAACAGAAGAAGAAAAAGGCAAATAAAGGTACGTTTTGAAAAAATCATTCAAACCATCCAGAATGAAAAGCTTTCTCATCAGCCCATTGAGTTTAAAAATGATGAAAACTCCGGTTCAATCATAAACGAAGATGTTGGTAAACATACCGGAAGCAAAGAGAATATGATCATGTCTGAAGAACGTGAAAAAAGCCTTTTAGAAAAGATTAAAGAATTTGAAAGAGGAAGCATGTTTACAGAAAAGAATTTTACAATGGCACAAATGGCTTCCGCTTTAGAATCCAATGCCAAATATATAAACTATGTGCTTCAGAAATACAGAGGGAAAACCTTCAGTGATTATATTAACGAGCTGAGGATAAAATTTATAGTTGATAAACTGATCAGCAACCCGGAATATTTAAGCTATAAAATTAATTATCTGTCAGATATTTCCGGATTTTCTTCACATAGCAGATTTACTTATATCTTTAAAAAGGAATTAAATATTTCTCCATCGGAATTTATTTCTCAACTTACTGAAAAAGCAAAGCTTAAATAA
- a CDS encoding HlyD family secretion protein gives MHKNILILFTVLFLLGSCSEKKENLNDSEGKTKKDVISFAPKVTGRILKIYVSEGQIVKKGDTLALLDVPEVSAKIAQAQGAVSAASAQEQMAKNGATADQLRQLNAKYQGLKEQYEFAQKSFKRANNMYRDSLMSPQAYDEIYAKLQGAKAQYDAVVAELDDVKRGTRFEKVEMAAGQASQAKGALQEANVAYSERYIMATNDMEIETISLNTGELATAGFALFNGYIPESTYFRFTVPESAISKYKKGQEVNMQVVYNKETLSGTVVYIKQLTRYADITTAYPDYQLQDAVYEIKVKPTDRSKAKSILVNANVILK, from the coding sequence ATGCATAAAAATATACTGATACTCTTTACTGTTCTTTTTCTATTGGGGAGCTGCAGTGAAAAAAAAGAAAATCTGAATGATTCCGAAGGTAAGACCAAAAAGGATGTGATCTCTTTTGCGCCTAAAGTTACCGGAAGAATCCTGAAAATATACGTTTCTGAAGGTCAGATCGTAAAAAAAGGCGATACCCTCGCATTGCTTGACGTACCCGAAGTCTCAGCAAAAATAGCACAGGCTCAGGGCGCTGTGAGTGCCGCATCCGCACAGGAGCAGATGGCAAAAAACGGAGCTACGGCAGATCAGCTGAGACAGCTTAACGCTAAATATCAAGGCTTGAAAGAACAATATGAATTTGCCCAAAAATCGTTTAAAAGAGCCAATAATATGTACCGTGACAGCCTAATGTCGCCACAGGCATATGATGAAATTTATGCCAAGCTTCAGGGAGCAAAAGCCCAGTATGATGCTGTAGTCGCTGAACTGGATGATGTGAAAAGAGGAACCCGTTTCGAAAAAGTAGAAATGGCAGCAGGTCAGGCTTCCCAGGCCAAAGGAGCACTTCAGGAAGCGAATGTAGCCTACTCCGAAAGATATATTATGGCGACTAATGATATGGAAATAGAAACCATCAGTTTGAATACGGGAGAACTGGCCACAGCCGGATTTGCTTTATTCAACGGATATATCCCCGAAAGCACTTATTTCAGGTTTACAGTTCCCGAAAGTGCTATTTCAAAATACAAAAAAGGGCAGGAGGTAAATATGCAGGTCGTTTATAATAAAGAAACCCTTAGCGGTACTGTTGTTTACATCAAACAGCTCACAAGATATGCAGATATTACAACCGCTTATCCTGATTACCAATTACAGGATGCGGTATACGAGATCAAAGTGAAACCGACAGATAGGAGCAAGGCTAAAAGTATCCTGGTGAATGCTAACGTTATCCTGAAATAA